In Eupeodes corollae chromosome X, idEupCoro1.1, whole genome shotgun sequence, the following proteins share a genomic window:
- the LOC129953331 gene encoding bone morphogenetic protein 4 isoform X2, producing the protein MNPSLNDDNNEQLIKIIMDGLGLKKLPDYNKANISQLEYATKYNEYLERIRKRSIPDYDDILNQFDNDDHLNLSLSLLSILHNSSDTKIYRQRRSPNKFDNKNKNSATKSILLRFPLEISSDIKTSDIEEANIRLLLITSPALATSRKFKRRHSHNRKHRLSTKKKNFTTDHNENHNSTTSERIKENQESFNEMASKLNKSIEPSHFLNMKVYQLLDHKRKVWIDGRKIEVKFDRNKMDESTSQWLQFDVTKAVEEWLVYKKKNLGLEIQCDNCLRHGARIIDDLSGDSEEDDDDSGTLSKYDLAPVLNIIGRLGTHREKRSRHYHNQMTEKPKKKKNKSNCYKDNQRCCRHSMEVVFKEIKGFEFIIQPKVFDAGFCRGRCPPRYNPAHHHALLQSLIWKQDRKKVPHPCCAPSKLIELEVLHVDEKDNEKLKISTWTDMRVLECACS; encoded by the coding sequence GCAAACATCAGCCAACTTGAATATGCAACGAAATATAACGAATACCTTGAACGGATACGTAAAAGATCAATTCCGGATTATGATGATATATTGAATCAATTTGACAACGATgatcatttaaatttatcacTTTCATTATTGTCCATTCTTCATAACTCTTCGGATACAAAAATCTATCGACAAAGAAGATctccaaataaatttgataataaaaacaaaaattcagcaACGAAATCAATTTTGCTGAGATTTCCATTGGAAATCAGTAGCGATATTAAAACATCGGACATTGAAGAAGCCAATATAAGACTGCTTTTGATTACTAGTCCAGCATTGGCAACGTCTCGAAAATTTAAACGCCGCCATAGTCACAATCGTAAACATCGTTTAAgtacaaaaaagaagaacttcACAACTGATCACAACGAAAATCATAATTCAACCACATCAGAAAGAATTAAAGAGAATCAAGAATCATTTAACGAAATGGcatctaaattaaataaaagtatcgAACCGAGTCATTTCTTGAACATGAAAGTATATCAACTATTGGATCATAAGAGAAAAGTTTGGATTGATGGACGGAAAATAGAAGTCAAATTCGATCGTAATAAAATGGATGAATCAACTAGTCAGTGGCTTCAATTTGACGTGACAAAAGCTGTGGAGGAATGGcttgtttataaaaagaaaaatttaggcCTAGAAATTCAATGTGATAATTGCCTGCGACATGGTGCACGAATAATTGATGACCTATCAGGAGATAGTGAAGAAGACGATGACGATTCTGGTACCCTTTCCAAGTACGACCTAGCTCCTGTGCTTAACATCATCGGACGTCTAGGAACACATCGCGAGAAACGCTCGAGGCATTATCACAACCAAATGACAGAAAAaccgaagaaaaagaaaaacaagagcAATTGCTACAAGGATAACCAAAGATGCTGTCGACATTCCATGGAAGTAGTTTTCAAAGAAATCAAGGGCtttgaatttataattcaaCCCAAAGTATTTGATGCTGGTTTTTGTCGAGGCCGTTGCCCGCCTCGTTACAATCCAGCACACCATCACGCCTTGCTGCAAAGCCTTATTTGGAAGCAGGATAGAAAAAAAGTGCCCCATCCGTGTTGTGCTCCGTCAAAACTGATCGAACTCGAAGTTTTACATGTAGATGAAAAAGACAACGAGAAATTGAAGATCTCAACATGGACTGACATGCGGGTATTAGAGTGCGCTTGCTCCTAG